The genomic DNA CAACGAAGGTGAAGGCATCGGTCAACAAGAAACGTCCTGCGTACAACGCGCCATCATCCCGCGGCTCGCAGATATTAAGCGATAATCTCTCACCGGCGGCCGATGCCGCGAACGCAAAGCGCATCAACCTGCATCTGAACGCCGACATGCTCGACGATTCCGATCTTTTCCATCTCAAGGAACACCTCTCGAACAATCACGGCAACTGCTATGTCTACCTGCACTTGGCGAGCCCCGCAAAAGGCGAGCGTGTGCTCGCATTGGGCGAAGAATTCTGCATCAGTCCGCGTACCGATTTTTTTGACGGACTGAAGACGATACGTTCGCTCGTGCGGGTGAATCTCGCGTAGCACCATCATTGTAAAGAGATTATTGATACCGAGAGATGCTGACAATAGAACAACCCCTATCCCCCAGCCCCTTTCCCCTTTTTAAGGGGAAAGGGGAGTCGAAAGAATAACTGGGGTGAGAAAAAATTATTTGACGAGGATAGGGGTTATGCCATCGAGGATCTCGGCGAGACGCAGTTTGATTTGACATGAATCAGATGGCTGGTATACTTGGCATAATGAAAGGCATGGGCGTTAAAAAAAGGAATGTACCATTCATTTCTCTTCTTTTCATCCTCACATCAATTCCTGTTATCGGCGCTTATTCACCGTTCGCCATTGTTGCTGTCGATGCACGGACGATAGCTGCTATCGGTGATGTTCCGTTCTCGAACAGGACGCCGTTCGTCACGGCAATGCGGAATCTGCGTGCCGCATCTCCAAAAGCTGTTGTTGTGAAGTTCTTCCTTGATCTTCCCGGGAATGCCGATACTGATGCCGCGCTTGCGAAAGAAATGAAAGCCGTTCCGACATTCCTGCAGGCGGCGGTGAATACCGGAGAAAAGAAACCCAATCCCTTTGACCGCAAAGCGATATACACGAATATCCAAGGTCATGTACATACTATCATCGAAGGGAGAAGCGGTTGGCTCCCGCTGCCCGAGCATGCCGCAGTGTGCCAAACCTACGGTTTCGTCGATTACCGCGGAAACCCTGAATATCTGCCCGCG from Spirochaetota bacterium includes the following:
- a CDS encoding CHASE2 domain-containing protein, producing the protein MAGILGIMKGMGVKKRNVPFISLLFILTSIPVIGAYSPFAIVAVDARTIAAIGDVPFSNRTPFVTAMRNLRAASPKAVVVKFFLDLPGNADTDAALAKEMKAVPTFLQAAVNTGEKKPNPFDRKAIYTNIQGHVHTIIEGRSGWLPLPEHAAVCQTYGFVDYRGNPEYLPAIEQYNGHIVRSLWLALAEYMFGQSEIVAGRELRINGKRLPLTDHQEVRISFPEKDALDALSFVSILSNTFPASRIRDRIVIICYDGEKIGRVNTPVGLITVHRLFYYGMASLYEQIR